The following coding sequences lie in one Vanessa atalanta chromosome 1, ilVanAtal1.2, whole genome shotgun sequence genomic window:
- the LOC125076985 gene encoding HEAT repeat-containing protein 3, whose protein sequence is MGKIRKRKVNKGDNIESTSIDEELPVDSKENAIQTMIDQIQTANVEEKYCGLQTFAMLIESPGSLEQMIDRGIVKIVAPLLFDPASSIRNAAAGSLRNLSAVSLDMCDLLMEHDIMTPLICYFHEYTESWSPDVNSKTKDEDTDTMIQCTNLLLNLCESSGLAVKYVGNSRLLDIFTRYLDISTFGKEIVIAILQCLLVIVEDNLLAKEKVRSSSERQLTELLLLESSDPTTLFIKTLAGGVIITIGGNNIDALPIDVMNQIFAILAKTLSVDHRVACNQLSSSVPLGDVAGKVEALKGKEALQLQNQINSVAHTLESQKCAIEIIANICSCEGDAVDSTDGPDSSDSDEETADDVSSNGEGSLLYEDVIPAVILEALISIDILNKVWTRTQLPAENVLMILNEYEDTQLVYKKIHSLQVRALLCMNNLLLGLPTDYLGGINGIYRFWVEAGKLAFKQNSKNLDLLEAATAAMRAALNKITNINRAKPASESNLFSDLALSDIEIMLTGIKECQVPAIRANLFRMIGILALLLINNLNETTSEVICCITEFILEQALKENEVWVLAEAIDTLVDMYAEDETDQLAAKVQLVDKLAVLAPILKNKTRQQKNLPKDYKALVKTANSNLPRFIKYKKQRVSML, encoded by the exons ATGGGTAAAATAAGGAAACGGAAAGTAAATAAGGGTGATAATATTGAATCTACTTCTATCGACGAAGAATTGCCTGTTGATTCTAAAGAGAATGCAATTCAAACAATGATAGATCAAATTCAG ACCGCTAATGTGGAAGAGAAGTATTGTGGTCTTCAAACATTTGCAATGCTGATAGAAAGCCCAGGTAGCTTAGAACAAATGATTGATCGAGGAATTGTTAAGATAGTAGCGCCACTTCTATTTGACCCAGCTTCGTCAATAAGGAATGCCGCTGCTGGTTCTCTTAGGAACTTGTCTGCTGTAAGCCTAGACATGTGTGATCTTTTAATGGAACATGATATTATGACTCCTttgatttgttattttcatGAG tatacagAATCTTGGAGTCCAGATGTTAATTCTAAAACTAAAGATGAAGACACGGATACAATGATCCAATGCACTAACCTCTTGTTAAATTTATGCGAAAGTTCAG GTTTAGCTGTAAAATATGTGGGAAATTCACGACTTCTGGATATATTTACAAGATACTTGGATATATCCACTTTTGGAAAAGAAATTGTTATTGCTATACTGCAGTGCTTGCTTGTAATAGTAGAGGACAATCTATTAGCTAAAGAAAAAGTTAGGTCATCTTCAGAGAGACAATTGAcagaattattgttattggaAAGCAGTGATCCTAcaactttattcataaaaacactTGCTGGAGGTGTAATCATAACCATAGGTGGAAACAACATTGATGCTCTTCCAATTGATGTTATGAATCAAATCTTTGCAATTTTAGCAAAAACATTATCAGTAGATCATCGAGTAGCCTGTAATCAACTGTCAAGTAGTGTGCCATTAGGTGATGTAGCTGGAAAAGTAGAAGCCCTTAAAGGGAAAGAAGCTCTACAATTACAGAATCAGATAAATTCTGTTGCACATACTTTGGAGAGCCAGAAGTGTGCTATTGAAATAATTGCTAACATTTGCTCCTGTGAAG GAGATGCTGTCGATTCTACAGATGGACCTGACTCATCAGATAGTGATGAAGAAACAGCTGATGACGTCTCCAGCAATGGTGAAGGAAGCTTACTCTATGAAGACGTAATACCAGCAGTTATATTAGAAGCCTTGATttctatagatatattaaataaagtatggaCTCGTACACAGTTGCCTGCAGAAAATGTGcttatgattttaaatgaatatgagGATACACAGttagtttataaaaa aatACACAGTCTACAAGTACGAGCACTTCTATGTATGAACAATTTATTGTTAGGCTTACCAACCGATTATCTGGGTGGAATAAATGGCATATATCGATTTTGGGTTGAAGCAGGAAAACTtgcatttaaacaaaattcaaaaaatttagACTTGCTGGAAGCTGCAACAGCTGCTATGAGAGCagctttgaataaaataacaaatataaatagagcCAAACCAGCTAGTGAAAGCAATTTATTTAGTGACCTAGCCTTATCAGATATTGAG ATAATGTTAACAGGAATAAAAGAATGTCAAGTGCCTGCAATTAGGGCAAATCTTTTTCGGATGATTGGAATATTAgctttattactaattaataatttaaatgaaaccacTTCTGAAGTGATATGCTGCATCACTGAATTCATATTAGAGCAGGCACTCAAAGAAAATGAAGTATGGGTACTAGCAGAAGCAATAGATACATTGGTTGACATGTATGCAGAAGACGAAACTGATCAGCTAGCCGCTAAAGTTCAATTAGTTGATAAATTGGCAGTTTTAGcccctatattaaaaaataag ACAAGACAACAGAAAAATCTCCCGAAAGATTACAAGGCCTTAGTAAAAACTGCAAACTCAAACTTACCAAGATTTATTAAGTATAAGAAACAGAGAGTTAGTATGTTGTAA